The Lepisosteus oculatus isolate fLepOcu1 chromosome 4, fLepOcu1.hap2, whole genome shotgun sequence genome window below encodes:
- the LOC138238450 gene encoding uncharacterized protein has product MLKAPPSPAAGFVRISDRDLTEIELHSVDSIADLHRFNGCADPGAKTQAGSRSPRPQHGSSNGNLLALDAPAVCQTGYPMRRRWGRCCACCTPGLCRFSWLCVAVTLLLVALALIFYFLVQQADSLYALSQASWERKALSREVSQLLPALQELLRNLTATRGRHSP; this is encoded by the exons ATGCTAAAGGCTCCGCCCTCCCCCGCAGCGGGATTCGTCCGCATCAGTGACCGGGACCTGACCGAGATCGAGCTGCATTCCGTCGACTCCATCGCCGACCTGCACCGCTTCAACGGCTGCGCCGATCCTGGCGCCAAGACGCAGGCCG GCAGCAGATCTCCCCGCCCCCAGCACGGCTCCTCCAATGGGAACCTTCTGGCGCTGGACGCGCCGGCTGTCTGTCAGACCGGATACCCAATGAGGCGGCGGTGGGGCAGGTGCTGTGCCTGCTGCACCCCGGGGCTGTGCCGGTTCTCCTGGTTGTGTGTGGCAGTGACCCTCCTGCTGGTGGCCCTCGCGCTCATCTTCTACTTCCTGG tcCAGCAAGCTGATTCCCTGTACGCCCTCTCCCAAGCCTCATGGGAGAGGAAGGCGCTGTCCCGGGAGGTCTCTCAGCTCCTCCCTGCGCTGCAGGAGCTGCTGCGCAACCTGACTGCCACCAGGGGGCGCCACAGTCCCTGA